The region ATCTGGTTCATAGTAGCTGCGCCAAACGGGGCGTAATTCACGAACCGTTTTTTGATGCCGATCATCTGCTTCACCATATCATCCCAGCCGAAATAAGGATACTCTTCGTACTGACCTTTGGCGTTTTTGAAATAGACCGATGTGAACGCATCGTAGAATCCGTTGTTGTCGAAGTCACCGGCATAGATACGTACCGGCTGTTCGGCATTGGCACGGAGTAAGGTGTTCAGGCCGGTGTTCCCCACCAGGTAATCAATGTCGCCGTCGTTGTCGAAATCGCCGGGGGTTATAGAGTTCCAGAAGCCAAGTTTATCGTTGAGTCCGCTATTTTCGAGGGGCTTCAACGTACCCTTCACATTGTGAAGCATGGTAATGGGTGCCCATTCGCTGGCCAGCATCAGGTCAACATAACCATCATTATCATAATCGGTCCAGAGGGCATCGCAGGTCAGGCCCGCCTTGGTGAGCGTTGGTGCCACCTGCGCGGTAGCATCCGTGAATTTCGGACGTCCTTTCTGACTGTCATTGCGCAACAGGTAGCTCGGAACGCCCATCGGGTATTTGTTGGGTTCAACCCGTCCACCAACGAACAGATCGAGATCACCGTCTTTATCAACATCAGCCGCTTTCACGCAGGAGCCATTCACCCGAAAGTCGGGCAGTGCATCGGGAGCCAGCGTGAAGTTGCCTTTGCCATCGTTCGTGTAAAGCCGGTGACGCATAGTCTCTTTCATCTGCTCGGCCGTAAATTCGGGACTTCCACTGGCAATGTAAAGATCGAGATCACCATCGGCATCGGCATCAAAGAGCAGCAGCCCGGCATCTTCCGATAATTTGGCCGGCATTGGTTTCAGCACGAAGCGGCCCGACGGCTGTTGCAACAGCAACTCTGTCGAATATTTGGAACTACCCCCAACAACCATATCGGCCAGGCCATCGCCGTTTATGTCGCCCACGGCCAGCGCCGGGCCATACTCGGTGAGTTTATGCAACAGGGTTTTTTGCCCGTTGAAATCAATAATGTCGTTCTCTTCGTGCCTGTAGGTCAGCCCTAACTCAGCCGTAATGTCCTGCACCAGCGTTTTAGGTGCCGAAATCGTCTCGTTGGTCTCGCCGGGTTTGGCATCAGTCGCTTTTAGTGTGATCGTCTGGTCGGCGTTGACGCTCGGCAGAATCTGCACCCGACCGCCGGGCCAGGTCACTTTCAGGCTCCTGATGGTCGTATTCTTGCCAAGGCCAAAGTGGGCAATGGGGTCAACGCTCGACAGGAACCCGCGGTAGGGCGTATGCTCATAAAACTCTTTCCGGCCATCGGACAGTTCGTATTCGACTATTGCACCCAGGCCCATTGGGTTAGCACCATCGCCCTTAAACTGAATCCGGAGGTAATGTGCCTGTTCCGTCTTTTTATCGGCCAGGGTATTGCGGTAGACGAAAGCCTCATCGTCGATATTACTGACCACATAATCGAGATCACCATCGCCGTCGAAATCGGCATAGACGGCCCCATTGGCGAAGTTCGGTTCGCTCATGCCCCAGAGTTCGGTTACATTTTCAAACGTGGCGTCGCCCCGATTGCGATAGGCATAATCACTGACCTTTACTCTCGGCATTTTCTCGGTCAACTCTTTCCGAAGCGCATCGGTCAGGTAGCTATTCACCGAACTGTAATAGTTCGTGAAGTCGCGGTCGGTAATGTCGCGGGGGAAGCCGTTGGTTACCAGCAGATCCCGGTAGCCATCCTGGTCAAAATCAGCCAATAACGGCGACCAGCTCCATTCTGTTTCGGCCACACCAGACAGCATACTTATTTCACTGAAAACCGGCATGTTCGCGTTTGCCGTATCGGGAGGCCGCACCCCGGATGGCCGTACCCCGGTAGGCCGTACCCCGGGAGGCCGTACCCCGGGAGGCCGTACCCCCTGATTTAGCTGAAGTGTGTTGCGGGCGTACTGGTGTTCGTAGCCCAGCCGGTCCCATTCCTGATAGGCATAATAGCTGCTAGGTCCCATCAGGCTTTTCTTGCGAAGGTTATCTTCGGGCAACATATCCATTACAATAATGTCGGCCAGGCCATCGCCGTTAATATCCGCCACATCATTCCCCATGGCCGATGAGCTGGTATGCTTGAACGACTCATGTGCGCGGTTCGTAAACGTCCCGTCATGGTTATTAACGTAAAGCACATCGCTGCTGGCAAAGTCGTTGGTAACGTAAATATCCTTCCAGCCATCGCGGTTGATGTCACAGATGTTTACTCCTAACCCGAAGCCTTCGGCCAGTAAACCGGCCTTTAGTGTCACATCGGTGAAATAGGCATGACCGCGGGTCGAATCGAAATCATTCCGGTAAAGCCGGTCGACGTTGGGCGATGTGCCATCGTTGACCCGCTCCCGTAAGTTAGTTGGGTTCTTGGGGTCGTCAATCTGATCGACCAGTACGAACAGGTCCAGGTCGCCGTCGTTGTCGTAATCAAAAAAGGCCGAGTGGGTCGAAAACGTAGTATCCGCAATGCCGTATTCGGCCGCCATTTCGCGGAATTTCGGCGCGCCATCGCCATCATTCCCCTGGTTGACGTAGAGCAGGTTGGTCCGGTTGGCGGCTTTTTTGTGAAGGGTTGTGGAGACGTATACGTCCAGTTTTCCATCGGCATTGACATCCACCACAGACACGCCCGAGCACCAGCGGCCATTTCCACCGACACCAGCAGCCTGCGTAACGTCCTTAAAATGGAGACTTCCGCCTGTTTCGGTCTCATTGAGATACAACCGGTTTGGCACCTGATTTCCGGCAAAGAAAACATCCGGTTTCTGGTCGCCGTTAAAATCGCCGACCCCCACACCGCCACCGTTGTAGATGTACTGGTAGTTGAGGATGTTAAGCGTATCGCTGTCGGTGATGGTATTCGCGAAGGTGATGCCGGTATCCGACGAATCGAGCCGCTCGAAAAGGGGCTTCTCACGGCAGCCGGTCAGTAAAAACAGAAACACGATGGGCACTACCCAACCGATGCTTCGGAAAGATGATTTCATGAATACTAATGTGCCTTTTTACGGTGGCAGACTAATTGGATTATCCCCAAATTTACCTATAAAAAATACCCAAAATCATAGAGTACCTCTTTTTAATGCTGGAGAGTGCTGTCTTCAGTCGTTGCAAACCTTTTGAAAAGCTACTTTCGTTTCCGAAATCGCGCCACCATCGGTTGAACCGTTTTGCGTTCAACGAACAGCATGGCTACTATAAACAGCCCAAACAGGGCCATATGCACCGGAACGGCAATCCATAAGTTTGCGATGGGAAACAGCCAGCATGCCCAGATCAGCAGCCCGGCAATCAGTATATACCCTGCCGCCGACCGAACCTTATAAGGCACAGGATAGTATTTTTCGCCCAGCACATAGCAAAGCACCAACATGACAAAACTGGATGTCAGAAAAACCACCACGCAGCCCATATAGCCCATTACAGGAATCAGCACGATGTTTCCGACAATGGTAATAGCCGCGCCAATCAGCGTAAAAAGCGTTCCAAATTTCGTTTTGTCGGTGAGTTTATACCAGAGCCCGATGTTCTGATAAACGCCAAGGAACAAGTTGCCAAGCAGCAACAGCGGTACAATGTTTAACCCTTGTCGATACGCCGGAGACAGCATGGCGGCTCCAATAACATCGACATTCAGACTGACTCCTACCCAAATCACAACGCACACAATCGTAAACCATTTTGTGACCTCCGCTAATAATTCGGGCGAGTTTTTATCCTCTGCACGGGAAAAGAAAAACGGATCGGCGGCAAACCGGAACGACTGTGTAGCCAGTGCCATAAACACCGAGAGTTTGAAGCAGTTGCCATAAATACCGAGGGCATCTTCGCTGGTGAGCGCCACCCCATTTGCTC is a window of Spirosoma linguale DSM 74 DNA encoding:
- a CDS encoding FG-GAP repeat protein (PFAM: FG-GAP repeat protein~KEGG: mxa:MXAN_7127 FG-GAP repeat-containing protein), giving the protein MKSSFRSIGWVVPIVFLFLLTGCREKPLFERLDSSDTGITFANTITDSDTLNILNYQYIYNGGGVGVGDFNGDQKPDVFFAGNQVPNRLYLNETETGGSLHFKDVTQAAGVGGNGRWCSGVSVVDVNADGKLDVYVSTTLHKKAANRTNLLYVNQGNDGDGAPKFREMAAEYGIADTTFSTHSAFFDYDNDGDLDLFVLVDQIDDPKNPTNLRERVNDGTSPNVDRLYRNDFDSTRGHAYFTDVTLKAGLLAEGFGLGVNICDINRDGWKDIYVTNDFASSDVLYVNNHDGTFTNRAHESFKHTSSSAMGNDVADINGDGLADIIVMDMLPEDNLRKKSLMGPSSYYAYQEWDRLGYEHQYARNTLQLNQGVRPPGVRPPGVRPTGVRPSGVRPPDTANANMPVFSEISMLSGVAETEWSWSPLLADFDQDGYRDLLVTNGFPRDITDRDFTNYYSSVNSYLTDALRKELTEKMPRVKVSDYAYRNRGDATFENVTELWGMSEPNFANGAVYADFDGDGDLDYVVSNIDDEAFVYRNTLADKKTEQAHYLRIQFKGDGANPMGLGAIVEYELSDGRKEFYEHTPYRGFLSSVDPIAHFGLGKNTTIRSLKVTWPGGRVQILPSVNADQTITLKATDAKPGETNETISAPKTLVQDITAELGLTYRHEENDIIDFNGQKTLLHKLTEYGPALAVGDINGDGLADMVVGGSSKYSTELLLQQPSGRFVLKPMPAKLSEDAGLLLFDADADGDLDLYIASGSPEFTAEQMKETMRHRLYTNDGKGNFTLAPDALPDFRVNGSCVKAADVDKDGDLDLFVGGRVEPNKYPMGVPSYLLRNDSQKGRPKFTDATAQVAPTLTKAGLTCDALWTDYDNDGYVDLMLASEWAPITMLHNVKGTLKPLENSGLNDKLGFWNSITPGDFDNDGDIDYLVGNTGLNTLLRANAEQPVRIYAGDFDNNGFYDAFTSVYFKNAKGQYEEYPYFGWDDMVKQMIGIKKRFVNYAPFGAATMNQILTEEERAQALKLTANYMQSSYVENKGNGKFEVRPLPVMAQMAPLFGMLAQDVDGDGNLDAVLVGNEHGSDLVAGRMDAFNGLVLKGDGKGGFKPLTIAQSGFYAPGNAKALVSLPDAQGHPLLAVTENRGPLRLFAVQQPQTFTPVDAATTAVTVRLKNGKVRRQEVPFGTSFYGQSARGVWLLPGEQLVKK